CTGATAACCAATTGCGGCTCGAATTATTCAGCTGTCTTCtttattatgtttgtttttcttgtttttatgcAGGGCATAGGTCCATATGTCAAAGGCGCAGATCTTGGTTTCCTATACGTAGTCCCTGAGCAGAGTTTTCTTGTGCTGTTCAACCGATTAAAGCTACCAGACTGAGCCATTAGATGAAGCACTTAACATAGAGAAGAGGATTCCTATCTGTATCATGTTAGAGCAAGGAAGGAAGTTTCatctttctttgctttctttttggAAGTTTTCTTTTCAAGCCttctttttcaactttttcctccttttcttttgtggCTTCTCTTCTGAGCTGTATATCATTTTTGCTGACCAACCAAATAGTGTGACGAAATCTTTGCAATGCAGTCCCCATCATGCGTTCCAGAAGAAGCTTTCTTCTGAATGCCGAGTTGTGTAAGGATTGGCCTTTTGTTAGCTGTGAGGGGTTTTTTCTTTGGTAGGAGTCCAACCAAAGTCGTGTGACATGTTCTTTTGGGCTTAAGATTGTGTGGAGCATATTTATTGTCACAAATTTACAGATGTGGTCTTTGGATTTGGCTTACGTAGTTTTTTCAACGGTTTAGATTTAGTTCCAAgttttttatgagaaagaaaGTTAAACTAAATCTGAACtgttgaaagttgaaacaacACCTAAGCCAAACCCGTGGTCGATATCCCTATATGAAAAAGTAGATTGGGAAATATCATGCTGGTCCTTAAAGCAATAGAGGGAAActtcttgttgttttctttgtttattgaAACTCAAAAGGCAAATACTTCAACATTTCTCAGAATTTGGAggggagagagagtgtgtgtgtgtgtgtgtgtgtgtgtttgtgagtgattcttttcttgtttcttttaggTATATCCTCTGAAATCTGTAGGGGGGTATTAGTAAAAGACGTGTCTTTGGTAGTATGCTTCCTATGATTGTTCTTCCATTGACATCAGAGGGTAGGTAggagaatcttttttttttatcagaagatgagaaaaaagatGGGAAGGAATTTGGTGCTCTTTATGGCTTTAGCTCACAAAGAATAGCCCACTATTAAAGCAACCCAAAAGAACTTTTGTTACTTTTTCGCCTTAATAAAGTCTCCACTGAAAGCTTTGCTTGGATTTAACAAGGCCCACTTTGATTTCTTCCTCCTGTTGCCTACCACTGCAGCTTGGTTCGAGCAAATTATGTACCACATTTGCGTAAGAATTTGATGACTTGGGCAATCCCTACTTTAGCTTTTAACACAGTGGATTGACAAGGAATAATTCCGAAAGTGCGGTTAGGGGTATTATAAGTTTTTAACAAATTGATATGATAGTCTGTGTGACAATACGTTGCctgttaaataattaaatttatctgtcaaattgtgtcatttaatttttttaaaaaaaatacactttaccttCAAAGTATCActattttggcatttttaatCTCAAAGTTTAGAAAGAGATTTGAATTCTACAACCTGTGACACTTTGTCCCatttgttaagttttttttggtCTATCTGGACGGAAGTTAAGTTGTGAGCATCTCATGGGATTCTTTTTGTCTAATTCCAAAAAAGCCTAGGGGTAAAgtgtttaacaattttttgttttttttccataaaaattaaaaaaaaaaaaaaaaaaaaaagtggccaAACTATTTCCATTTGCTCAAAGAAGGTAGCTCGATCACCCCATTTGTCGGCATgaggtggtcggccacccctaaaATAGCTAAACGAGGGTAAATGAAACCCCTCTTGCCATTTTGGGAGTAGCTTGACCACCCCTATTTAGTCAAAGGAAGTGGCCGAGCCACCTTCAATAGGTATGGAGTGACCAAACCACTTCTAAACCAGACAGAGAGGGTGGTCAAACTACTCTCAGATAGCGAGGGGTAGTTTCGGCTATCCTAATTTGAGAGTAATAGAACCACTCCTTTATAATTTTgtctaaacaaacaaaaaaaaatataaagtatGGGTTAAATTGCCATAATTTACTAATTGTGTTAGATGACGTTCATACGGTCTTCTACCTCAATTATTGAAAAATTAGTGTAAAAATTGTTGTatctccaacattttttttaattacaatctGGTTTGGTTCTTGAATTTAAGGTGGATGTGAATTTGATTTATAAGATTTGTaacaaatcaatcaatcaatgcATCCCgaattttaataaatgatatATGGTAAGAAGAAAATTCTGAATTGATGACCCATTTGTATACCTACGAGATATTATTTCTATAAGATCTTTTGTAATCAAAGACCACATTAATACTAAGGTCCAACAAAATCGATGTGGCGGCATTCCATTGGTCAACTTCGCTTTACACACCCGAAGTACACAATCCTCTGTTTCAGTCTTTACTTTAAGTAAACTAAAGTGAACAAACGGAGACGCGTGGCGTGGCCCCACAGGCGAAATATGaccttcttctctctctctttcgcttTCTCTTTTTCCGAGTTCGCAAACAGATTTCTTTTCTCGCTCCATATAGTCcgagaaagcaaaagaaagtgAAATGGAAGCTCagacccaaacccaaacccagcaACGCCAACCCAACAAAGAAACTATGAAGAAATCGTCTTCGAGGAGCTCCGACTGTTCGTCGACTCACATGGAGTCGCCGCACTCTCCGCTCCGCTTCCACTCGCCGCTGCGATCCGAGCTCGGCGACCCGCCGGAGACCCCGCCCTACGAGTCGCCGGAGAATTCGCTGGAGAAGCCCGTCGAATACTCCAGGGCGATCGTAGCCGTCGATAGGTTCACCCAGTACTCACCGCTTCCGTCGCCGGCGGACCGCCAGAAACCGCCGGAGAGCGCGAAGTTACCTTCTCCGGTGGTGGTGTTCAACCGGTCGAGGAGAGAGGACGCGCCTCCGTCAGTGACGAAGGTGGGGCCGAGCGTCGGCGAGGAAGGCCGGGGAACGGGGATGATGGCGTCGAATCAGAGGATCAGGTCGAAGAGGGAGGAGACGGACCAGATGATGAATAAGGCTGCGCTAGGGTTTAGGCTCAGCGAGTTTGTGCTCTGCTTGGTTTCCTTTGCGGTCATGGCCGCCGATAAAACACAGGGTTGGAGCGGCGACTCCTTTGACCGCTACAAGGAGTACAGGTCTCTCTTAATTTCTGTGaatttattgttaatttataCTGGATAGGCACAATTTATGGGTTTCCCTTCTTAGTGTTATGTTGTATGAGAAATACTACACAATTACAACCAATGATCATGTCAAGTCAAGTCAAGTTTCTTTGTTTATCACAGTATGATTCTCAGTCTCCAAATTTGCGATTCATACAAATTTGAGACTGAGAATCAAATTTGatcttttttattgaatttcatTATAAACCATATTTGCAGTCTTTCTTTGTTCTCTTTCTAGCATTTTCTCTCCTTATTTCCTTTTCTGTTGGCAGGTATTGTTTATCAGTGAATGTTATCGCATTTGTGTATTCGGGGTTTCAAGCGTTTGATCTATCTCTCCTTCTGATCACCAAGCATAATT
This genomic interval from Corylus avellana chromosome ca3, CavTom2PMs-1.0 contains the following:
- the LOC132174924 gene encoding CASP-like protein 4A3, with the translated sequence MEAQTQTQTQQRQPNKETMKKSSSRSSDCSSTHMESPHSPLRFHSPLRSELGDPPETPPYESPENSLEKPVEYSRAIVAVDRFTQYSPLPSPADRQKPPESAKLPSPVVVFNRSRREDAPPSVTKVGPSVGEEGRGTGMMASNQRIRSKREETDQMMNKAALGFRLSEFVLCLVSFAVMAADKTQGWSGDSFDRYKEYRYCLSVNVIAFVYSGFQAFDLSLLLITKHNLIVHSLRFHFDFFMDQILAYLLISASSSAATRVDDWQSNWGKDEFTEMASASVGIAFLAFVAFAFSSLISGHNLCTRGSK